Proteins from a genomic interval of Caulobacter sp. NIBR1757:
- the addB gene encoding double-strand break repair protein AddB, which yields MPDSPANWFSIPAHRPFLDDLAAGLVDALPGPEDVPGALLLVPTRRAVRALTESFLKASGGRAVLLPQIRALGDLDEGEPPFEPGDAGLDLPPAIDPMRRRFELAKLVNAASTVGLGASHALELADALAAFLDAAAIEEAPVAERIGDLVDKDLALHWQISAGVLNLTIREWPKRLEALGLMDVADRRVKLLDHLAKSWTDHPPQGPVIAAGSTGAQPATARLLKVIAGLPRGAVILPGLDEDLADSAWAEVDDQHPQGAMKTLLKLADVPRGAVRTWRPDTDRRGRWRRRVINEALRPAEATADWLEVIRALRAESDEGVDPFEAGLQGLSTVTGAGEEETAEVCALLLRETLETPGKTCALITPDLSLARRVSAKLARWGVAADSSAGVPLTLKPAGGLAVAMAELVLDPASPVARLQILKSPLTRLGREAEVLAAETQVLELRGLRGPRPRSPEALANRLKDWAEARPAERPALELAEALSRDLDAAVDLAGAAFESGTADVGEAAAGLAAGLEAVCAGAELLWAGPEGECLARLLSGLIAQGSLLPRVTRQGFVTLMQRMIADETVRGGEAVHARLSIMGTLESRMTRADRLVLAGLEEGVWPRGAPIDPFLSRTMRRTLGLPSPERRVGLSAHDFAQAACAPEVVLVNSARREGAPATESRWLWRLKTLARGAGRALPGRPELNVWAKALDGGVGYAPIKRPVPIPPVADRPRKLSVTRVETLTRDPYAFWARDILKLFPLERPDQLVESMARGTAIHAAFEALSRAWPLADPEGFFERRYLDELKAAGLTAAALARETVLARETARWVADFERRRRADGRAVHVEVQGEMDFHVNGVPHVLTAKSDRIEITRDGIGHILDYKTGSSPSLKQIDTGFSPQLTLTAAILEAGGFDGLKGTWGDLTYVKITGRDPPGLEETRKYAGDDSEQAGMAAFEGALKLLAAYQNPAQGYPSRTAPQFVKTYAGDYDHLARVFEWSTGAEEGDGE from the coding sequence ATGCCCGACTCACCCGCCAACTGGTTCTCCATCCCCGCCCACCGGCCGTTCCTCGACGACCTGGCGGCCGGGCTGGTGGACGCCCTGCCGGGGCCGGAGGATGTGCCTGGCGCCCTGCTGCTGGTGCCGACGCGGCGGGCGGTGCGGGCGCTGACGGAGTCGTTCCTGAAAGCCTCCGGCGGCCGGGCGGTGCTGCTGCCGCAAATCCGGGCTCTGGGGGATCTGGACGAGGGTGAGCCGCCGTTCGAGCCGGGGGATGCGGGGCTGGACCTGCCGCCGGCCATCGATCCGATGCGGCGGCGGTTCGAACTGGCGAAGCTGGTCAACGCGGCCTCGACGGTCGGGCTGGGGGCCAGCCATGCGCTGGAGCTGGCCGACGCCCTGGCGGCGTTTCTCGACGCGGCGGCCATCGAGGAAGCCCCGGTGGCCGAACGGATCGGCGACCTGGTCGACAAGGACCTGGCGCTGCACTGGCAGATCTCGGCCGGGGTGTTGAACCTGACCATCCGGGAATGGCCCAAGCGGTTGGAAGCGCTTGGCCTGATGGATGTCGCCGACCGGCGGGTGAAGCTGCTGGATCATCTGGCCAAGAGCTGGACCGACCATCCGCCGCAGGGACCGGTGATCGCCGCCGGCTCGACCGGGGCGCAGCCGGCGACGGCGCGGCTGCTGAAGGTGATCGCCGGGCTGCCGCGCGGGGCGGTGATCCTGCCCGGGCTCGACGAGGACCTGGCCGACAGCGCCTGGGCGGAGGTCGATGACCAGCATCCCCAAGGGGCCATGAAGACCCTGCTGAAGCTGGCCGATGTTCCCCGCGGCGCGGTGCGCACTTGGCGGCCCGATACCGACCGGCGCGGCCGCTGGCGGCGGCGGGTGATCAACGAGGCCCTGCGGCCAGCTGAGGCGACCGCCGACTGGCTGGAGGTCATCCGGGCGCTGCGGGCGGAATCCGATGAGGGGGTCGATCCCTTCGAGGCGGGGCTGCAGGGCCTGTCCACCGTCACCGGGGCCGGTGAAGAGGAGACGGCCGAGGTCTGTGCCCTGCTGCTGCGCGAGACCCTGGAAACGCCTGGCAAGACCTGCGCCCTGATCACCCCTGACCTGTCGCTGGCCCGGCGGGTGTCGGCCAAGCTGGCCCGCTGGGGCGTGGCGGCGGACAGTTCGGCCGGGGTTCCGCTGACCCTGAAACCGGCCGGCGGCCTGGCGGTGGCCATGGCCGAGCTGGTGCTCGACCCGGCCAGCCCGGTGGCGCGGCTGCAGATCCTGAAAAGCCCGCTGACCCGGCTGGGCCGCGAGGCTGAGGTCCTGGCCGCCGAGACGCAAGTGCTGGAACTGCGCGGATTGCGGGGGCCCCGCCCTCGCAGCCCCGAAGCCCTGGCCAACAGACTGAAGGACTGGGCGGAGGCGCGGCCGGCTGAACGTCCGGCGCTGGAGCTGGCGGAAGCCCTGTCGCGCGACCTCGATGCGGCGGTCGATCTCGCGGGGGCCGCATTCGAAAGCGGTACGGCCGATGTCGGCGAGGCGGCGGCCGGGCTGGCGGCGGGTCTGGAGGCGGTCTGCGCCGGGGCCGAGCTGCTGTGGGCCGGGCCGGAAGGCGAGTGCCTGGCGCGGCTGCTGAGCGGGCTGATCGCGCAGGGGTCCTTGCTGCCGCGCGTCACCCGCCAGGGGTTCGTCACCCTGATGCAGCGGATGATCGCCGACGAAACGGTGCGCGGCGGCGAGGCAGTGCATGCGCGGCTGTCGATCATGGGCACGCTGGAATCGCGGATGACCCGGGCCGACCGGCTGGTGCTGGCCGGGCTGGAGGAGGGGGTGTGGCCGCGCGGCGCGCCGATCGACCCCTTCCTGTCGCGGACCATGCGCCGGACCCTGGGTCTGCCCAGCCCGGAGCGCCGGGTCGGCCTGTCGGCCCACGACTTCGCCCAGGCCGCCTGTGCGCCGGAGGTCGTCCTGGTCAACAGCGCCCGGCGCGAGGGGGCGCCGGCCACCGAGAGCCGCTGGCTGTGGCGGCTGAAGACCCTGGCCCGGGGGGCCGGGCGGGCCCTGCCGGGGCGGCCCGAGCTGAACGTCTGGGCCAAGGCGCTGGACGGCGGCGTCGGCTATGCGCCGATCAAGCGGCCGGTCCCGATCCCGCCGGTGGCCGACCGGCCAAGGAAGCTGTCGGTCACCCGCGTCGAGACCCTGACCCGCGACCCCTACGCCTTCTGGGCGCGGGACATCCTCAAGCTCTTTCCGCTCGAGCGGCCCGACCAGCTGGTCGAGTCCATGGCCCGGGGCACGGCGATCCATGCCGCCTTCGAGGCCCTGTCGCGGGCCTGGCCGCTGGCCGATCCGGAGGGCTTCTTCGAGAGGCGGTATCTGGATGAACTCAAGGCGGCCGGGCTGACGGCGGCGGCGCTGGCGCGCGAGACGGTGCTGGCCCGGGAGACGGCGCGCTGGGTGGCCGATTTCGAGCGGCGGCGGCGGGCCGATGGCCGCGCCGTGCATGTCGAGGTCCAGGGCGAGATGGACTTCCATGTGAACGGCGTCCCGCATGTGCTGACCGCCAAGTCGGACCGCATCGAGATCACCCGCGACGGCATCGGCCATATCCTCGACTACAAGACCGGCTCTTCGCCCAGCCTCAAGCAGATCGACACCGGGTTCTCGCCGCAGTTGACCCTGACCGCCGCCATTCTCGAGGCCGGCGGCTTCGATGGGCTGAAGGGGACCTGGGGCGACCTCACCTATGTGAAGATTACCGGCCGCGATCCGCCCGGCCTCGAGGAGACCCGCAAATATGCCGGCGACGATAGCGAGCAGGCGGGGATGGCGGCGTTCGAGGGGGCCCTGAAGCTGCTCGCCGCCTATCAGAACCCGGCCCAGGGCTACCCAAGCCGCACGGCGCCGCAGTTCGTGAAGACCTATGCCGGCGACTATGACCATCTGGCGCGGGTGTTCGAATGGTCGACGGGCGCGGAAGAAGGGGATGGCGAATGA
- the murU gene encoding N-acetylmuramate alpha-1-phosphate uridylyltransferase MurU, whose product MSKTPKTAMVLAAGLGTRMRPLTNDRPKALVEVGGKALMDHMLDRLAAVGVETAVVNVHYFADLMEAHLKARTTAPRIVVSDERAEALETGGGVKHALPLLPDEAFFVANIDAIWLDGAAPAIEQVVELWDPARMDVCLMLAPTATSMGFHDTGDVFLEADGRVRFKQPGETAPYVYVGLHICKPSVVRDGPEGPFSLLPLWKALALEGRLYGVSPPGLWMHVGDPEARELAQGKLAAAGA is encoded by the coding sequence ATGAGCAAGACCCCGAAGACGGCGATGGTGCTGGCGGCGGGTCTCGGCACCCGCATGCGGCCGCTGACCAACGACCGGCCCAAGGCCCTGGTCGAGGTCGGCGGCAAGGCGCTGATGGATCACATGCTGGACCGGCTGGCGGCGGTCGGGGTCGAGACCGCCGTGGTCAATGTCCACTATTTCGCCGACCTGATGGAGGCGCACCTCAAGGCCCGTACGACCGCCCCGCGCATCGTCGTCTCGGACGAACGGGCCGAGGCGCTGGAGACCGGCGGCGGGGTCAAGCACGCCCTGCCGCTGCTGCCCGACGAGGCCTTCTTCGTCGCCAACATCGACGCCATCTGGCTGGACGGCGCGGCGCCGGCCATCGAGCAGGTGGTCGAACTCTGGGATCCGGCCCGGATGGACGTCTGCCTGATGCTGGCCCCGACGGCGACGTCGATGGGCTTCCACGATACGGGCGACGTGTTCCTGGAAGCGGACGGCCGGGTGCGGTTCAAGCAGCCGGGCGAGACGGCGCCGTACGTCTATGTCGGCCTGCACATCTGCAAGCCGTCGGTGGTCCGGGACGGGCCGGAGGGTCCGTTCTCGCTGCTGCCGCTGTGGAAGGCCTTGGCGCTGGAGGGCCGGCTTTACGGCGTCAGCCCGCCCGGCCTGTGGATGCACGTCGGCGACCCGGAAGCGCGGGAACTGGCGCAGGGGAAGCTGGCTGCGGCGGGCGCGTAG
- the amgK gene encoding N-acetylmuramate/N-acetylglucosamine kinase AmgK, whose protein sequence is MSSDREALKARFLAEAGLGQARRQPLTGDASTRAYERLYPLDGPSLIFMDQPPKAETAACPPDASPEERRALGFNAAYRLAAGRVDAFVACARYLKDQGLSAPGIVAFDAAAGLAVLEDLGDGLFAQEIAQGHDEAPLYDAAIDALVVLHSVSPPPSTIGEELAWPLLTYDELALTMASDLFVEWLPKLRPAFAPDAAATRAWEAVWTPIRARAEAEAEVFCHRDYHAENLIWLPEREGPARVGLIDFQDAVKAHRVWDLSMLLHDARRQVTPEREEAALERYLAAHPDLDRVKFLSDYHALGALNVARIIGIFARLVVRDGKPKYEGFLPRLWGYLDLCLADPALGDLKAWFDEYVPAEARR, encoded by the coding sequence TTGAGTTCTGATCGTGAAGCCCTGAAGGCGCGGTTCCTGGCCGAGGCGGGCCTCGGCCAGGCGCGGCGCCAGCCGCTGACCGGCGACGCCTCGACGCGGGCCTATGAGCGACTGTACCCGCTGGACGGTCCCAGCCTGATCTTCATGGACCAGCCGCCCAAGGCCGAGACGGCGGCCTGCCCGCCGGATGCCTCGCCGGAAGAGCGCCGGGCGCTGGGCTTCAACGCCGCCTACCGGCTGGCGGCGGGCCGGGTGGACGCCTTCGTCGCCTGCGCGCGCTATCTGAAGGACCAGGGCCTGTCGGCGCCCGGCATTGTCGCCTTCGACGCGGCGGCCGGCCTGGCGGTGCTGGAGGATCTTGGCGACGGCCTGTTCGCCCAGGAAATCGCCCAGGGTCATGATGAGGCGCCGCTGTACGACGCGGCCATCGATGCGCTGGTGGTACTGCATTCGGTGTCGCCGCCGCCCTCGACGATCGGGGAGGAGCTGGCCTGGCCGCTGCTGACCTATGACGAGCTGGCCCTGACCATGGCCAGCGACCTGTTCGTCGAATGGCTGCCGAAACTGCGCCCGGCCTTCGCGCCGGACGCGGCGGCGACCCGGGCCTGGGAGGCTGTGTGGACGCCGATCCGCGCCCGCGCCGAGGCGGAAGCCGAGGTGTTCTGCCACCGCGACTATCATGCCGAGAACCTGATCTGGCTGCCGGAGCGCGAGGGGCCGGCGCGGGTCGGGCTGATCGATTTCCAGGACGCGGTGAAGGCGCACCGGGTCTGGGACCTGTCCATGCTGCTGCACGACGCCCGCCGGCAGGTGACGCCGGAGCGGGAAGAGGCGGCTCTGGAGCGCTATCTGGCGGCCCATCCGGATTTGGACCGGGTAAAATTCCTCAGCGACTATCATGCGCTGGGCGCGCTGAACGTGGCGCGGATCATCGGCATCTTCGCGCGGCTGGTCGTGCGGGACGGCAAGCCGAAGTACGAGGGCTTCCTGCCGAGACTCTGGGGCTATCTCGATCTCTGCCTGGCCGATCCGGCTCTGGGCGACCTCAAGGCCTGGTTCGACGAATACGTACCGGCGGAGGCGCGGCGATGA
- the tsaE gene encoding tRNA (adenosine(37)-N6)-threonylcarbamoyltransferase complex ATPase subunit type 1 TsaE has translation MKVVDLPEESATQALGRSLAAALRPGEAICLTGPLGAGKSTLARALVRALTTPDEEVPSPTFTLVQFYDGRDFPVAHFDLYRLSDPDEAYEIGLDEALEGGAALIEWPQRLEGRLPADRLDIEITIEGDGRAARLTPHGAWKDRPLEF, from the coding sequence GTGAAGGTCGTGGATTTGCCGGAGGAATCCGCGACGCAAGCGCTTGGCCGCAGCCTCGCCGCGGCTCTGCGCCCCGGCGAGGCCATCTGCCTGACCGGGCCGCTGGGGGCGGGGAAGTCGACCCTGGCCCGGGCCCTGGTGCGGGCCCTGACGACGCCGGACGAAGAGGTGCCGAGCCCGACCTTCACCCTGGTGCAGTTCTATGACGGCCGCGACTTCCCGGTCGCCCACTTCGACCTCTATCGCCTGAGCGATCCGGACGAGGCCTACGAGATCGGGCTGGACGAGGCGCTGGAGGGCGGGGCGGCGCTGATCGAATGGCCGCAGCGGCTGGAGGGTCGCCTTCCGGCCGACAGACTGGATATAGAGATCACCATCGAGGGTGACGGCCGCGCGGCGCGGCTGACCCCCCATGGCGCCTGGAAGGACCGACCGCTTGAGTTCTGA
- a CDS encoding 1-acyl-sn-glycerol-3-phosphate acyltransferase, whose amino-acid sequence MSKHIVDVLIEERAPKLAGSPVWPVVRGPLYRTLHYPQAVAMADAISVMGGAAALEHISELLALETSVRGLEHVPGSGRLIVVANHPTGIADGIALYDALKGPRPDVVFYANSDAHRVCPRFDEALIPVEWVKTKRTRERTRLTLQMTREAMEAERCLAIFPAGVLSRRDAQGVLTDKPWMPTAVSVAQKYGTPVVPVHVAGPWSTLFHFFNGFSPELRDITLFHELLNKKGRKFELTVGRPIPAQRLEGESGEVSDALKRFVERVLPQNPEAVF is encoded by the coding sequence ATGAGCAAACACATCGTCGATGTGCTGATCGAGGAGCGGGCGCCGAAGCTGGCGGGATCGCCGGTCTGGCCCGTGGTGCGGGGGCCGCTGTACCGGACCCTGCACTATCCGCAGGCGGTGGCGATGGCCGACGCCATCTCGGTCATGGGCGGGGCGGCCGCGCTGGAGCACATCTCCGAGCTGCTGGCGCTGGAAACCTCGGTGCGGGGGCTGGAGCATGTGCCCGGCTCCGGCCGGCTGATCGTGGTGGCCAACCATCCGACCGGCATCGCCGACGGCATCGCCCTCTACGACGCCCTCAAGGGCCCTCGCCCCGACGTGGTCTTCTACGCCAACTCCGACGCCCACCGCGTCTGCCCCCGCTTCGACGAGGCGCTGATCCCGGTCGAATGGGTCAAGACCAAGCGGACCCGGGAGCGCACCCGGCTGACGTTGCAGATGACGCGGGAAGCCATGGAGGCGGAACGCTGCCTGGCCATCTTCCCGGCCGGGGTGCTGTCGCGCCGCGATGCGCAAGGGGTGCTGACCGACAAGCCCTGGATGCCGACGGCCGTCTCGGTGGCGCAGAAGTACGGGACGCCGGTCGTGCCGGTGCATGTGGCCGGGCCGTGGTCGACCCTGTTCCACTTCTTCAACGGCTTTTCGCCGGAGCTTAGGGACATCACCCTGTTCCATGAGCTGCTCAACAAGAAGGGCCGGAAGTTCGAGCTGACCGTCGGGCGGCCGATTCCGGCGCAGCGGCTGGAGGGCGAGTCCGGCGAGGTCAGTGACGCCCTCAAGCGCTTTGTCGAGCGGGTGCTGCCGCAGAATCCGGAGGCGGTGTTTTGA
- a CDS encoding M3 family oligoendopeptidase, which translates to MSQLAKITAAAPEWSLADLYADRDDPRIAADTDAARAANDALAALEGQFLAARSEPAKLGALIDKGIRLYEQAADGLYAVSAFASLSASTARDDPRWAKFEADFRMKSAEIAGKSLFFTLELNQLEDGEIDAALKAHPGAERWAPWIRRVRLSRPHELSQELETLLLDRSPAVAGWSRLYDDTLAGLRAKVGRESLTLPETLNRLSDPDGKKRKAAAGGLATALQANSSTIGLCLNTLAFEKQVEDRWRKYEYPAQGRHLANEVHGASVEAMVEAVTDGYAATSHRYYALKARVMGKKTLDHWDRNAPLTTAQPRLYEWGEAKSMVLDSFSALAPKFADGARVFFDRPWIDARPRPGKQSGAYSHPVSSTRHPYVFMNFMGERRDVLTLAHELGHAVHQTLAAPLGTLLADTPLTLAETASIFGEGLVFERLLAEARPEEKLGLLAGRIEDGLNTVVRQIAFHQFETRFHDARKSGELSPEEIGGLWLEVMGASLGPAVRLNPGYEHYWSYVSHFVHAPFYVYAYAFGDLLVRALMEKRREDPAGFAPVYEKLLAAGGTATYVEALEPFGLDPRQKSFWAAGVSQLERLVDEFDALVK; encoded by the coding sequence ATGTCCCAGCTTGCCAAGATCACCGCCGCCGCTCCCGAATGGAGCCTCGCCGACCTCTACGCCGACCGCGACGACCCGCGCATCGCCGCCGACACCGACGCGGCGCGGGCCGCCAACGACGCCCTGGCGGCGCTGGAGGGCCAGTTCCTCGCCGCCCGCAGCGAGCCGGCAAAGCTGGGCGCCCTGATCGACAAGGGCATCCGGCTCTACGAGCAGGCGGCCGACGGCCTCTATGCGGTCAGCGCCTTCGCCTCGCTGTCGGCCTCGACGGCCAGGGATGACCCGCGCTGGGCCAAGTTCGAGGCCGACTTCCGGATGAAGAGCGCCGAGATCGCCGGCAAGTCGCTGTTCTTCACCCTTGAGCTCAACCAGCTGGAGGACGGCGAGATCGACGCCGCCCTGAAGGCCCATCCGGGCGCCGAGCGCTGGGCGCCCTGGATCCGCCGGGTGCGGCTGTCGCGGCCGCATGAGCTGAGCCAGGAGCTGGAAACCCTGCTGCTCGACCGCTCGCCGGCCGTGGCCGGCTGGTCGCGGCTCTATGACGACACGCTGGCGGGCCTGCGGGCCAAGGTCGGGCGCGAGAGCCTGACCCTGCCCGAGACGCTGAACCGGCTGAGCGATCCGGATGGCAAGAAGCGCAAGGCGGCCGCGGGTGGCCTGGCGACGGCGCTGCAGGCCAACAGCTCGACCATCGGCCTCTGCCTCAACACCCTGGCCTTCGAAAAGCAGGTCGAGGATCGCTGGCGCAAGTATGAGTATCCGGCTCAGGGCCGTCACCTGGCCAACGAGGTGCATGGCGCCAGCGTCGAGGCCATGGTCGAGGCGGTGACCGACGGCTATGCGGCGACCTCGCACCGCTATTACGCCCTCAAGGCCAGGGTCATGGGCAAGAAGACCCTCGACCATTGGGACCGCAACGCCCCGCTGACCACGGCCCAGCCCCGGCTCTATGAGTGGGGCGAGGCCAAAAGCATGGTCCTCGACAGCTTCAGCGCCCTGGCCCCGAAGTTCGCCGATGGGGCGCGGGTCTTCTTCGACCGGCCGTGGATCGATGCCAGGCCCCGGCCCGGCAAGCAGTCAGGCGCCTACAGCCATCCGGTCAGCTCGACCCGGCATCCGTACGTGTTCATGAACTTCATGGGCGAGCGGCGGGATGTGCTGACCCTGGCCCATGAGCTGGGTCATGCCGTCCACCAGACCCTGGCGGCGCCGCTCGGCACCCTGCTGGCCGACACCCCGCTGACCCTGGCCGAGACGGCCTCGATCTTCGGCGAGGGGCTGGTGTTCGAACGGCTGCTGGCCGAGGCCCGGCCCGAGGAGAAGCTCGGCCTGCTGGCCGGGCGCATCGAGGACGGGCTCAACACCGTGGTGCGCCAGATTGCCTTCCACCAGTTCGAGACCCGCTTCCACGACGCCCGCAAGTCCGGCGAATTGTCCCCGGAGGAAATCGGCGGCCTGTGGCTGGAGGTGATGGGGGCGAGCCTGGGCCCCGCGGTGCGTTTGAATCCCGGGTATGAGCACTATTGGTCCTATGTCAGCCACTTCGTGCACGCGCCCTTCTATGTCTATGCCTACGCCTTCGGCGACCTGCTGGTGCGGGCGCTGATGGAGAAGCGGCGCGAGGACCCGGCCGGGTTCGCGCCGGTCTATGAAAAGCTGCTCGCCGCCGGCGGCACCGCGACCTACGTCGAGGCGCTGGAACCGTTCGGGCTCGACCCGCGCCAGAAGAGCTTCTGGGCGGCGGGGGTCAGCCAGCTGGAACGGCTGGTCGACGAGTTCGACGCGTTGGTGAAGTGA
- a CDS encoding alpha/beta hydrolase has protein sequence MIIGRRTLVQGALAAGLAGPAPALAGQETREDMAASIRLWPQGAPGGAGVTVVEEETDRSPPPAPLRDRIIKGVRDPDLKVFRPKTPNGASLLIAPGGGYRWVVRDKEGYECARAFAAAGLTVYVMSYRLPGDGWAAGPATPLQDAQRALRLVRREAGRKGSGLDPARIGLMGFSAGGHVAGCLSLMFDEAVYRPVDAADRLSARPDISVLVYPVATMRPPLAHAGSRQLLLGKDPTPELEARWSLETRAREDAPATFLLHAADDASVPVENSLALEAALRAKRVPTEMHIFGEGGHGFGLRFTHGKPVEVWPALVLSWWKRRGFI, from the coding sequence ATGATCATCGGCCGAAGGACCCTGGTCCAGGGCGCCCTGGCGGCGGGACTGGCCGGACCGGCGCCGGCGCTGGCCGGTCAGGAGACCCGCGAGGACATGGCGGCGTCCATCCGCCTGTGGCCGCAGGGGGCGCCGGGCGGGGCCGGGGTCACGGTGGTCGAGGAAGAGACCGATCGCTCGCCGCCGCCGGCGCCGCTGCGCGACCGCATCATCAAGGGGGTGCGGGACCCGGACCTCAAGGTGTTCCGGCCAAAGACCCCGAACGGCGCCTCGCTGCTCATCGCGCCCGGCGGCGGCTACCGATGGGTGGTGCGCGACAAGGAAGGCTATGAGTGCGCGCGGGCGTTCGCCGCCGCCGGCCTGACCGTCTATGTGATGAGCTACCGGCTGCCGGGCGACGGCTGGGCGGCGGGACCGGCAACGCCGCTGCAGGACGCCCAGCGGGCCCTGCGGCTGGTGCGGCGCGAGGCGGGGCGCAAGGGGTCTGGGCTGGACCCGGCCCGCATCGGGCTGATGGGGTTTTCGGCCGGCGGCCATGTGGCCGGCTGCCTGAGCCTGATGTTCGACGAGGCGGTCTACAGGCCGGTCGATGCGGCGGACAGGCTGTCGGCGCGGCCGGACATCAGCGTGCTGGTCTATCCGGTGGCGACCATGAGGCCGCCGCTGGCGCATGCCGGCTCGCGCCAGCTCTTGCTGGGCAAGGACCCGACGCCCGAGCTGGAAGCCCGCTGGTCACTGGAGACCCGGGCCCGCGAGGACGCCCCGGCCACCTTCCTGCTGCATGCGGCCGATGACGCCTCCGTGCCGGTCGAGAACAGTCTGGCGCTGGAGGCGGCCTTGCGGGCGAAGCGGGTCCCGACCGAGATGCACATCTTCGGCGAGGGCGGCCACGGCTTCGGACTGCGGTTCACCCATGGCAAGCCCGTCGAGGTCTGGCCGGCGCTGGTGCTGAGCTGGTGGAAGCGGCGCGGCTTCATTTGA
- a CDS encoding ATP-binding protein gives MDTGVLPAPSGAPDDNDGVLPAVNAPSLLLAGMIAPLPLLYALTLPFGLALALIGHPWLGLFSCIGNMAADSVIQPLYRRWQETAEAFEPAAMEARIGWCAGMRASAAIVWPVAAVLTRGHPADLMFLGLSTCLLMSAGVVQSALSPRLYLMSAGPVLIGLCAAMFGRFPMVPALGLTLTLTMLAVMLGLMSGGISRLLGQWSEMVAGNTRLIDRLRAERAAAEIAREEARRAGESKARFLATMSHEIRTPMNGVLGMAQLLRSSARDEQKDQIDTLIQSGEFLMSILNDILDLSRIDADRMAIVTAPQNISELARELNGFWGAAAAQKGLELTLEVDPALPPVLVMDGRRIRQVLFNLIGNALKFTPEGRVGIELTGEPDSDGAARLRISVRDSGIGIDPATLPQLFDAFTQADESSRRDFGGTGLGLAICSQLTELMGGRLWAESRPGLGSTFHIELILPIGEAAPAASEDPAAAPAQGPPLSILAVDDNAVNLVVLDQILTAFGHRVSKAASGPEALDRLSVAAFDLVLMDIQMPGMTGIEALTALRGAPGPNQDTPVIAVTADVLTRDRKAYVALGFDGQVSKPVQIPALMAELAGLSDERTMLVRATG, from the coding sequence ATGGACACCGGGGTTCTCCCCGCGCCGTCGGGCGCGCCAGACGACAATGACGGCGTCCTGCCGGCCGTCAATGCACCGTCCCTGCTGCTGGCCGGGATGATCGCCCCCCTGCCGCTGCTCTATGCCCTGACCCTGCCCTTCGGCCTGGCCCTGGCCCTGATCGGTCATCCCTGGCTTGGCCTGTTCTCCTGCATCGGCAACATGGCCGCCGACAGCGTCATCCAGCCGCTCTACCGCCGCTGGCAGGAGACGGCGGAGGCCTTCGAGCCCGCCGCCATGGAGGCCCGGATCGGCTGGTGCGCCGGCATGCGCGCCAGCGCCGCCATCGTCTGGCCCGTCGCCGCCGTCCTGACCCGGGGCCATCCGGCCGACCTGATGTTCCTCGGCCTCTCGACCTGCCTGTTGATGAGCGCCGGCGTCGTCCAGAGCGCGCTGTCGCCGCGCCTCTACCTGATGTCCGCGGGGCCGGTGCTGATCGGCCTGTGCGCCGCCATGTTTGGCCGCTTCCCGATGGTCCCGGCCCTCGGCCTGACCCTCACCCTGACCATGCTGGCGGTCATGCTGGGTCTCATGAGCGGCGGCATCTCGCGCCTGCTCGGCCAGTGGTCGGAGATGGTGGCCGGCAACACCCGCCTGATCGACCGGCTGAGGGCCGAACGGGCCGCCGCCGAGATCGCCCGCGAGGAGGCCCGCCGGGCCGGCGAGTCCAAGGCCCGCTTCCTGGCCACCATGAGCCACGAGATCCGCACCCCGATGAACGGCGTGCTGGGCATGGCCCAGCTGCTCCGATCCTCCGCCCGGGACGAACAAAAGGACCAGATCGACACCCTGATCCAGAGCGGCGAGTTCCTGATGTCGATCCTCAACGACATCCTCGACCTCTCGCGCATTGACGCCGACCGCATGGCCATCGTCACCGCCCCGCAGAACATAAGCGAACTGGCCCGCGAGCTGAACGGTTTCTGGGGCGCGGCCGCCGCGCAGAAGGGTCTCGAGCTGACCCTCGAGGTCGATCCGGCCCTGCCGCCCGTGCTGGTCATGGACGGCCGCCGCATACGCCAGGTGCTGTTCAACCTGATCGGCAATGCCCTGAAGTTCACGCCGGAAGGGCGCGTCGGCATCGAACTGACCGGCGAGCCCGACAGCGATGGCGCGGCCCGCCTGCGGATCAGCGTCCGCGACAGCGGCATCGGCATCGATCCGGCCACCCTGCCGCAGCTGTTCGACGCCTTCACCCAGGCCGACGAGTCCAGCCGCCGCGACTTCGGCGGCACGGGCCTGGGCCTGGCCATCTGCAGCCAGCTGACCGAGCTGATGGGCGGCCGGCTGTGGGCCGAGAGCAGGCCCGGCCTCGGCTCCACCTTCCATATCGAACTGATCCTGCCGATCGGCGAGGCGGCCCCGGCCGCCAGCGAGGACCCGGCCGCCGCCCCGGCCCAGGGTCCGCCCCTCAGCATCCTGGCGGTGGACGACAACGCCGTGAACCTGGTGGTGCTGGACCAGATCCTCACCGCCTTCGGCCACCGGGTCAGCAAGGCGGCCAGCGGTCCGGAGGCCCTCGACCGCCTGTCGGTCGCCGCCTTCGACCTGGTGCTGATGGACATCCAGATGCCCGGCATGACCGGCATCGAGGCCCTGACCGCCCTGCGCGGCGCCCCCGGCCCCAACCAGGACACCCCGGTCATCGCCGTGACCGCCGACGTCCTGACCCGCGACCGCAAGGCCTATGTCGCTCTCGGCTTCGACGGCCAGGTCAGCAAGCCGGTGCAGATCCCGGCCCTGATGGCCGAACTGGCCGGGCTATCGGACGAGCGGACCATGCTGGTGCGGGCGACGGGCTGA